In one window of Fusobacterium perfoetens DNA:
- the nifJ gene encoding pyruvate:ferredoxin (flavodoxin) oxidoreductase: protein MAKKMQTMDGNQAAAYASYAFTEVAGIYPITPSSPMAEYTDEWAAKGMKNIFDVPVKLVEMQSEAGAAGTVHGSLVAGALTTTYTASQGLLLKIPNMYKIAGELLPGVIHVSARALSTHALSIFGDHQDIYAARQTGFAMFCTNSVQEVMDLAGVAHLSAIKSSVPFMHFFDGFRTSHEIQKVEVMDYEVFKNLIDMEAVEKFRKRALNPEFPVSKGSAQNDDIYFQGREAQNKFYDAVPDIVNHYMGEISKVTGRDYKPFNYVGHPEAERVIVAMGSVCEAAEEVVDYLVAQGEKVGLVKVHLYRPFSSKYFFDVFPKTAKKVAVLDRTKESGSIGEPLYLDVRALFYGMENAPVIVGGRYGLSSKDTTPAQIFAVYDELTKDEPKNGFTIGIEDDVTFTSLPLTNHTVVSQPGLKGCLFFGLGSDGTVGANKNSIKIIGDKTDLYAQAYFAYDSKKSGGVTRSHLRFGKEPIKSTYLLNAPSFVACSVPAYVGQYDMINNLKDGGTFLLNCVWDKDEVLTHIPNDFKKLLAEKNAKFYIINATKLAKEIGLGNRTNTIMQSAFFKLADIIPFEEAQGYMKDYAKKSYAKKGDDIVKLNWDAIDVGADGLVEIAVDPAWKDLAVEEKACSEECCSACGCGCEDKTKAYAEKISYPVNHVRGYDLPVSAFEGYEDGTMENGLAAYEKRGVAVMVPEWQMANCIQCGQCAYVCPHAAIRPFLLDEAEVANAPEMELANPIGKGFEGLKYRMQVSVMDCTGCGSCAEVCPAKEKALVMVPIDTAKENKEDVKAEYLYSKVTYKDGLVAKNTVKGSQFAQPLFEFNGACPGCGETPYLKTITQLFGENMMVANATGCSSIYSGSSPSTPYCKNAEGHGPSWGSSLFEDNAEYGMGMHVAVEALRDRIQTEMEKSMDKVGEEVAALFKKWIENRNSSKVTREVKDQLVPMLEACGCDVAKEILALKQYLVKKSQWIIGGDGWAYDIGYGGLDHVLATNEDVNVIVLDTEVYSNTGGQASKSTPTGAIAKFAAAGKAFKKKDLAAIAMSYGHIYVAQVSMGANQQQYLKAIAEAEAHQGPSLIIAYAPCINHGIRKGMNKSQLEMKLATECGYWPIFRYNPALEAEGKNPLTIDCKEPNWDKYEEYLLGEVRYATLKKANPAQADELFRRNKADAQRRWKQYQRMLSMDFSK from the coding sequence ATGGCAAAAAAAATGCAAACTATGGATGGTAACCAAGCTGCGGCTTATGCATCATATGCGTTTACAGAAGTAGCAGGAATATACCCAATAACTCCATCATCACCAATGGCAGAATATACTGACGAATGGGCAGCAAAAGGAATGAAAAACATATTTGATGTACCAGTTAAATTAGTAGAAATGCAATCAGAAGCAGGAGCTGCTGGAACAGTTCACGGATCATTAGTAGCAGGGGCTTTAACTACTACTTATACTGCTTCTCAAGGGTTATTATTAAAAATACCTAACATGTACAAAATAGCAGGAGAATTATTACCAGGAGTTATTCACGTATCTGCTAGAGCACTATCAACTCACGCTCTATCAATCTTCGGTGACCACCAAGATATATATGCAGCTAGACAAACTGGATTTGCAATGTTCTGTACTAACTCTGTTCAAGAAGTTATGGACTTAGCAGGAGTTGCTCACTTATCAGCAATCAAATCTAGCGTACCTTTCATGCATTTCTTTGATGGATTCAGAACTTCTCATGAAATTCAAAAAGTTGAAGTTATGGATTATGAAGTATTCAAAAACTTAATCGATATGGAAGCTGTAGAAAAATTCAGAAAAAGAGCTTTAAACCCTGAATTCCCAGTTTCTAAAGGATCAGCTCAAAACGATGACATCTACTTCCAAGGAAGAGAAGCTCAAAATAAATTCTACGATGCAGTTCCAGATATCGTAAACCACTACATGGGAGAAATCTCAAAAGTAACTGGAAGAGACTACAAACCATTTAACTATGTAGGACATCCAGAAGCTGAAAGAGTAATCGTTGCAATGGGATCTGTTTGTGAAGCAGCAGAAGAAGTTGTTGATTACTTAGTAGCACAAGGAGAAAAAGTTGGTTTAGTAAAAGTTCACTTATACAGACCATTCTCTTCTAAATATTTCTTCGACGTATTCCCTAAAACAGCTAAAAAAGTTGCTGTATTAGACAGAACTAAAGAATCAGGATCAATCGGAGAACCATTATACTTAGACGTAAGAGCTCTATTCTACGGAATGGAAAACGCTCCAGTAATCGTTGGAGGAAGATACGGACTTTCTTCTAAAGACACTACTCCAGCTCAAATCTTCGCAGTATATGATGAATTAACAAAAGACGAACCTAAAAATGGATTCACAATTGGTATCGAAGATGACGTTACATTCACATCTTTACCATTAACTAACCATACAGTTGTTTCTCAACCAGGACTAAAAGGATGCTTATTCTTTGGATTAGGATCTGACGGTACAGTTGGAGCAAACAAAAACTCAATAAAAATCATCGGAGACAAAACAGACTTATATGCTCAAGCTTACTTCGCATATGACTCTAAAAAATCAGGAGGAGTTACTAGATCTCACTTAAGATTTGGTAAAGAACCAATCAAATCTACATATCTATTAAACGCTCCTTCATTCGTTGCATGTTCAGTACCAGCTTATGTTGGACAATATGACATGATCAACAACTTAAAAGATGGTGGAACATTCTTATTAAACTGCGTATGGGATAAAGATGAAGTATTAACTCACATCCCTAACGACTTCAAAAAATTATTAGCTGAGAAAAATGCTAAATTCTATATCATCAACGCAACTAAACTTGCTAAAGAAATCGGATTAGGAAACAGAACTAATACAATAATGCAATCTGCATTCTTCAAATTAGCTGACATTATCCCATTCGAAGAAGCTCAAGGATATATGAAAGATTATGCTAAAAAATCTTATGCTAAAAAAGGTGACGACATCGTTAAATTAAACTGGGACGCTATCGACGTTGGAGCTGACGGATTAGTTGAAATCGCTGTTGACCCAGCTTGGAAAGATTTAGCAGTTGAAGAAAAAGCATGTTCAGAAGAATGTTGTTCAGCTTGTGGATGTGGATGCGAAGATAAAACTAAAGCATATGCTGAAAAAATCTCTTATCCAGTTAACCACGTAAGAGGATATGACTTACCAGTTTCTGCATTTGAAGGATATGAAGACGGAACTATGGAAAACGGATTAGCAGCTTACGAAAAAAGAGGAGTTGCAGTAATGGTTCCAGAATGGCAAATGGCTAACTGTATCCAATGTGGACAATGTGCTTACGTATGTCCTCACGCAGCAATCAGACCATTCTTATTAGATGAAGCTGAAGTTGCAAATGCTCCAGAAATGGAATTAGCTAACCCTATCGGAAAAGGATTCGAAGGATTAAAATATAGAATGCAAGTATCAGTAATGGATTGTACTGGATGTGGATCTTGTGCTGAAGTTTGTCCAGCTAAAGAAAAAGCTCTAGTAATGGTACCTATCGATACAGCTAAAGAAAACAAAGAAGATGTAAAAGCTGAATATCTATACAGCAAAGTAACTTACAAAGATGGATTAGTTGCTAAAAACACAGTTAAAGGATCTCAATTTGCTCAACCATTATTCGAATTCAACGGAGCTTGTCCAGGATGTGGAGAAACTCCATACTTAAAAACAATAACTCAATTATTCGGAGAAAATATGATGGTAGCTAACGCAACTGGATGTTCATCAATTTACTCTGGATCATCTCCTTCAACTCCATACTGTAAAAACGCTGAAGGACACGGACCATCTTGGGGATCTTCATTATTTGAAGACAACGCTGAGTATGGAATGGGAATGCACGTTGCAGTAGAAGCTTTAAGAGATAGAATCCAAACTGAAATGGAAAAATCTATGGATAAAGTTGGAGAAGAAGTAGCTGCTCTATTCAAAAAATGGATAGAAAACAGAAATTCTTCTAAAGTAACTAGAGAAGTTAAAGACCAATTAGTTCCAATGTTAGAAGCTTGTGGATGTGATGTAGCAAAAGAAATCTTAGCTCTAAAACAATACCTAGTTAAAAAATCTCAATGGATAATCGGTGGAGACGGATGGGCTTATGACATCGGTTATGGAGGATTAGACCACGTATTAGCAACTAACGAAGACGTTAACGTAATCGTTCTAGATACAGAAGTTTACTCTAACACAGGAGGACAAGCTTCTAAATCAACTCCTACAGGAGCAATCGCTAAATTCGCTGCTGCTGGTAAAGCATTCAAGAAAAAAGACCTTGCTGCAATAGCTATGTCTTATGGACACATCTATGTAGCTCAAGTTTCTATGGGAGCTAACCAACAACAATACTTAAAAGCTATAGCTGAAGCTGAAGCTCACCAAGGACCTTCATTAATCATAGCTTATGCACCATGTATCAACCACGGAATCAGAAAAGGAATGAACAAATCTCAATTAGAGATGAAACTTGCTACTGAATGTGGATACTGGCCAATCTTCAGATACAACCCAGCATTAGAAGCAGAAGGTAAAAACCCATTAACAATAGACTGTAAAGAACCTAACTGGGATAAATATGAAGAATACTTATTAGGTGAAGTAAGATATGCTACACTTAAAAAAGCTAATCCAGCTCAAGCTGATGAATTATTCAGAAGAAACAAA
- a CDS encoding acetate/propionate family kinase gives MKVLVINCGSSSLKYQLLNPENGEVFAKGLCERIGIEGSRMEYEVPAKDFEKEFLSPMPTHKEALTLLINTLTDKEIGVVASVDEVDAIGHRVVHGGEEFAKSVLLTPEVLKGIEANNELAPLHNPANLMGIETCMELMPGKPNVGVFDTAFHQTMPAKAFMYALPYEDYKELKVRKYGFHGTSHKFVSEECIKALGNPEHSKIIVCHLGNGASISAVKDGKCIDTSMGLTPLQGVMMGTRCGDIDPAAVLFIKGKRNLSDKEMDARLNKQSGILGVYGKSSDCRDMENGVAEGDERAILAEQMFIYKIRAYVGNYAAQLGGLDAICFTGGIGENAAGVRAGVVEGLEFMGVKLNHEVNSVRKKGTVDLSAADSKVKIFKIQTNEELAIARDTFEIVSK, from the coding sequence ATGAAAGTATTAGTAATAAACTGTGGAAGTTCATCATTAAAATATCAATTATTAAATCCTGAAAATGGAGAAGTTTTTGCAAAAGGATTATGTGAAAGAATAGGTATCGAAGGTTCTAGAATGGAATATGAAGTACCAGCTAAAGATTTCGAAAAAGAATTCTTAAGTCCAATGCCTACACATAAAGAAGCATTAACTTTACTTATAAACACTTTAACTGACAAAGAAATCGGAGTTGTAGCATCAGTTGACGAAGTTGACGCTATCGGACACAGAGTTGTTCACGGTGGAGAAGAATTCGCTAAATCTGTTTTATTAACTCCAGAAGTATTAAAAGGAATAGAAGCAAACAATGAGTTAGCACCACTTCACAACCCAGCTAACTTAATGGGAATTGAAACTTGTATGGAACTTATGCCAGGAAAACCTAACGTTGGTGTATTCGACACAGCTTTCCACCAAACAATGCCAGCAAAAGCATTTATGTACGCATTACCATATGAGGATTATAAAGAATTAAAAGTAAGAAAATATGGATTCCACGGAACATCTCACAAATTTGTTTCTGAAGAATGTATAAAAGCATTAGGAAATCCAGAACATTCAAAAATAATCGTTTGCCACTTAGGAAATGGAGCATCTATATCAGCTGTTAAAGATGGAAAATGTATAGATACGTCTATGGGACTTACTCCATTACAAGGTGTAATGATGGGAACTAGATGTGGAGACATCGACCCAGCAGCAGTTCTATTCATCAAAGGAAAAAGAAACCTTTCTGATAAAGAAATGGATGCAAGATTAAATAAACAATCAGGAATTTTAGGAGTTTATGGAAAATCTTCTGACTGCAGAGACATGGAAAATGGAGTTGCTGAAGGAGACGAAAGAGCAATACTTGCAGAACAAATGTTCATCTATAAAATTAGAGCTTATGTAGGAAACTATGCTGCTCAATTAGGTGGATTAGATGCAATATGCTTCACTGGAGGAATCGGAGAAAATGCAGCAGGTGTAAGAGCTGGTGTAGTTGAAGGATTAGAATTCATGGGAGTTAAATTAAACCACGAAGTAAACTCAGTTAGAAAAAAAGGAACTGTTGATTTATCAGCAGCAGATTCTAAAGTTAAAATCTTCAAAATCCAAACAAATGAAGAATTAGCAATAGCAAGAGATACATTTGAAATAGTATCTAAATAA